A window of the Merismopedia glauca CCAP 1448/3 genome harbors these coding sequences:
- a CDS encoding tetratricopeptide repeat protein, with the protein MNESSVEQLVQALKNPDPQIRDRATIQLWQIWFSEKGKIGLEGIQRSQQMVEAGSLQQAEELLTQLIAAFPDFAEAWNRRAVVYYITHQYKKALADCETVLRLNQVHFGALHGLGLCYAALGDHVEAIHAFWRALAIQPYAIENQRLILECTAKLS; encoded by the coding sequence GTGAACGAATCATCTGTAGAGCAACTGGTGCAAGCTTTAAAAAACCCCGATCCGCAAATACGCGATCGCGCTACCATCCAATTATGGCAGATTTGGTTTTCAGAAAAGGGTAAGATTGGATTAGAGGGAATTCAGCGCAGCCAGCAAATGGTAGAAGCAGGTAGCTTGCAACAGGCTGAAGAGTTACTAACTCAACTAATTGCAGCTTTTCCCGATTTCGCAGAAGCTTGGAACCGAAGGGCAGTGGTATATTATATCACCCACCAATACAAAAAGGCTTTGGCAGATTGCGAAACGGTTCTCAGACTCAATCAAGTCCATTTTGGCGCTCTACACGGCTTGGGCTTATGCTACGCTGCTTTAGGCGATCATGTTGAAGCCATTCACGCTTTTTGGCGTGCTTTAGCAATTCAGCCTTATGCGATTGAAAATCAACGGCTGATTTTGGAGTGTACAGCCAAATTAAGTTAA
- a CDS encoding DUF4760 domain-containing protein — translation MKWFTKKKRFELSRWLVSILLSFAVGWIVAVEASGSPRDDKMKMYDDGSKILTTFTVIVGFIVAAQEVKLNRQKAAHEFFINSILGKVTEIREQLKDKIDTKELIFYEQAVALGKLKPDGEDKILMRTLLNYLDYMCIAIQQGIVDEEIAFNSAKYVLFNTWKWFYPYIKEIRQKQGMKDAWNAIDEVLKDWAGSFYQKVADRQKIIDQLHNEFTYDRQFVDEFAIYFLTILYQNKHEFIHIVDEVQLHKCLTSLSKSCCSPYILINSSIRNPVNIKDIQDYPKVKIADLCTIAYKGREIAKKLSIPDLKEKKDFSNFSDREFRFNFWRMIWLILGLVVIPISGFAGLYFGQDQHLNVVANKQDKVVENYLKNMIELMKNKDLSQPGQSRILARVLTINTIETLETLETASVESFYNTQIAPQVTWLPFLPQPSNGNSDIVSVLNFLDSSKLIIDSNNNSQSCHKNLRELYQAERADIKEYLNCALK, via the coding sequence ATGAAGTGGTTTACTAAGAAAAAACGGTTTGAATTAAGTCGTTGGCTTGTAAGTATTTTATTATCATTTGCTGTTGGGTGGATCGTTGCTGTTGAAGCATCAGGAAGTCCGCGAGACGACAAAATGAAAATGTATGACGATGGATCGAAAATACTCACTACATTTACAGTTATTGTTGGATTTATTGTTGCTGCTCAAGAAGTTAAATTAAATCGCCAAAAAGCTGCTCATGAGTTTTTCATCAATAGTATTTTGGGCAAGGTTACTGAAATTAGAGAACAACTGAAAGATAAAATAGATACGAAAGAACTTATTTTTTACGAGCAAGCTGTTGCGTTGGGTAAGCTGAAGCCAGATGGAGAAGACAAAATATTAATGAGAACTCTTCTAAATTATTTAGATTATATGTGTATAGCGATTCAGCAAGGAATAGTTGATGAAGAAATTGCTTTTAATTCTGCAAAATACGTCCTTTTTAATACCTGGAAATGGTTTTACCCATATATAAAAGAGATTCGTCAAAAACAGGGCATGAAAGATGCTTGGAATGCGATAGATGAAGTATTAAAAGATTGGGCAGGAAGTTTTTATCAAAAAGTAGCAGATAGGCAAAAAATAATCGATCAATTACATAATGAATTTACCTATGACCGTCAATTTGTTGATGAATTTGCCATATATTTTTTAACCATTTTATATCAAAATAAACATGAATTTATTCATATTGTAGATGAGGTTCAACTACACAAATGTCTGACAAGCCTTAGCAAGTCATGTTGTTCTCCTTACATTTTAATAAACTCTTCCATTAGAAATCCTGTAAATATAAAAGATATACAAGATTATCCCAAAGTCAAAATAGCAGACCTTTGTACTATTGCGTATAAAGGAAGAGAAATTGCCAAAAAACTTTCAATTCCAGATCTCAAAGAGAAAAAAGATTTTTCTAATTTCTCAGATCGTGAATTTAGATTCAATTTTTGGAGAATGATCTGGTTAATATTAGGTCTTGTTGTGATACCTATCTCAGGATTTGCAGGATTGTATTTTGGGCAAGATCAGCACTTAAATGTAGTTGCAAACAAGCAAGATAAAGTGGTAGAAAATTACCTGAAAAATATGATAGAATTGATGAAAAATAAAGATTTATCTCAGCCAGGACAAAGTAGGATATTAGCTAGAGTCTTAACAATAAATACTATTGAAACTTTAGAAACTTTAGAAACAGCATCTGTGGAAAGCTTTTATAATACTCAAATAGCACCTCAAGTAACCTGGCTACCCTTTTTACCTCAACCTAGTAATGGTAATTCTGATATAGTATCTGTTTTGAATTTTTTAGATTCATCTAAATTAATCATTGATTCAAATAATAACAGTCAATCTTGTCATAAAAACCTGCGTGAGTTATACCAAGCTGAGCGAGCAGATATCAAGGAATACCTTAATTGTGCATTGAAGTAG